The genomic region TCATCATAACCCTGCAAGCCTTTAAAATATATTTTTCGGAGGTCTTCTGATGGAACTTTTATATATTTTCATCGCAATTGTCATTGGTGCTGTATCGGGATATTTAGTTTATTTTGTCCAAAAAAATAGACTTAAAGAAGAAAAGATAAAAATTCATGAAGAAGCACAGAGAATTCTTGAAGATGCCAAAAAAGAAGCAGAAACAATAAAAAAAGAAGCCCATCTTGCAGCAAAAGAGGTTGTATATCAATTAAAATTTGAAGCAGAAAAAGAAATAAAAGAAAAAACAAAGGAAATTAGCTATCAGGAAAAAAGACTGAGGCAGAAAGAAGAAGTTCTTGACCGCAAAATTGAGCAGGCTGAAAAGAGAGAAATTGAACTAAATAAAAGAGAAAAGGAAATAGTTTCAAAAGAGAAACTCTTACAGGAAAAGGAGAATTACTATAACAAACTCATTTCTGAGCAACAACAACTTCTTGAAAAAATAGCAGGAATGAAAGAAGAAGAAGCAAAACAGGAGCTTTTCAGAAAAATAGAACAAGAAACTCGTTTTGAGGCAGCAAAACTTATTAAAAAGATAGAAGATGAAGCAAGGCAGGAAGCTGATAAAAAGGCAAAAGAAATTTTAAGCCTTGCCGTTCAGAGATATGCAAGTGATTATGTTGTTGATGCTACTGTTACTGCAGTAAGCCTTCCTAATGATGAAATGAAAGGAAGAATAATTGGTAGAGAAGGAAGAAACATTAGGGCTTTTGAAGCACTTACAGGTGTTGATCTTGTTGTTGATGATACACCAGAACTTGTTATTCTTTCATCATTTGATCCAATA from Thermodesulfovibrio sp. 3907-1M harbors:
- the rny gene encoding ribonuclease Y; the encoded protein is MELLYIFIAIVIGAVSGYLVYFVQKNRLKEEKIKIHEEAQRILEDAKKEAETIKKEAHLAAKEVVYQLKFEAEKEIKEKTKEISYQEKRLRQKEEVLDRKIEQAEKREIELNKREKEIVSKEKLLQEKENYYNKLISEQQQLLEKIAGMKEEEAKQELFRKIEQETRFEAAKLIKKIEDEARQEADKKAKEILSLAVQRYASDYVVDATVTAVSLPNDEMKGRIIGREGRNIRAFEALTGVDLVVDDTPELVILSSFDPIRREVARIALERLIMDGRIHPARIEEVVEKARRDVDMAIKEEGEKAVFEFGLSGIHPEIIKLIGRLKYRTSYGQNVLQHSKEVAWLSGIMAGELGANVKLAKRAGLLHDIGKAVDHEMEGSHQEIGAMLARKYGESEEVINAILSHHEDVEFSCVESALVAAADALSAARPGVRRETIESYIKRLTKLEELAMSFQGVQNCYAIQAGREIRLIVRPDMVSDEECALIAKELSKRIEKELSYPGQIKVTVIRESRFIEYAK